From Brassica oleracea var. oleracea cultivar TO1000 chromosome C3, BOL, whole genome shotgun sequence, a single genomic window includes:
- the LOC106336488 gene encoding uncharacterized protein At1g65710 — MGCCLSKKPSPIPLSSGDVKSPDPVKPDVNKPTKPVIELPVKPAIESPYPAVEEAKPIISEKVEKEEENATSKDVSASVAVEKSSVRTSSCTKEEVDAILIQCGKLSRSNSKTRRYSGSKRSFDFDQNERTRGGGGGEVEGEEERRKTTPQRNRDRGGVERANGSPRERRRRTPSRERERGGAAGGSRRVSRSPAKRSEAINPSGNLVISSNIKFVTVPATDPSSKRVTVKRSIGEACRTAAMSNVQPPPRRKPLGVIDQNATKGDKKKKMIKRENEDKRPQVISRSRSLRRSRDFDLSPETLLLQSSEEDKSSYTALLLKDIKDPFSRLPSCVTKACSIVEAVADLNSTSSDLNRFRFTSTVKKVDLVEPRFEKYVTVKRGCCSLEEQESCGSNNLT; from the exons ATGGGTTGTTGTCTCAGCAAGAAACCTTCTCCGATCCCTCTCTCCAGTGGTGATGTTAAATCCCCAGACCCAGTCAAACCCGATGTTAATAAACCCACTAAACCGGTGATTGAGCTGCCGGTTAAACCGGCGATCGAGAGTCCTTATCCAGCAGTGGAAGAAGCCAAACCAATTATATCCGAGAAGGTAGAGAAAGAAGAAGAGAATGCTACAAGTAAGGATGTTTCAGCTTCTGTAGCGGTGGAGAAGTCATCCGTGAGGACCTCAAGCTGTACGAAAGAAGAAGTTGACGCGATACTGATCCAATGCGGGAAGCTAAGTCGGAGCAACTCCAAAACAAGAAGATACTCTGGCTCAAAGAGAAGCTTCGATTTTGACCAGAACGAGAGGACACGTGGCGGCGGCGGCGGAGAAGTGGAAGGGGAGGAGGAGAGAAGGAAGACGACGCCTCAAAGGAATCGTGACCGTGGAGGAGTAGAGCGAGCGAACGGTTCGCCTCGCGAGAGGAGAAGACGAACTCCAAGCAGAGAAAGAGAAAGAGGCGGCGCCGCCGGTGGAAGCAGACGGGTGAGCAGGTCTCCCGCAAAACGATCAGAGGCGATAAACCCTAGTGGCAATTTAGTAATTTCGAGCAACATTAAGTTTGTTACAGTTCCCGCCACGGACCCCTCGAGTAAACGAGTCACTGTTAAGAGGAGCATCGGAGAAGCTTGTAGAACCGCTGCGATGAGTAATGTTCAGCCTCCTCCTCGGAGAAAGCCACTGGGAGTAATCGATCAGAACGCGACAAAAGGAGACAAGAAGAAGAAGATGATAAAGAGAGAGAACGAAGATAAGAGACCACAAGTGATAAGCAGAAGCAGATCGCTGAGGAGATCACGGGACTTCGATCTCAGTCCAGAGACATTGTTGTTGCAATCAAGCGAAGAAGACAAGAGCAGTTACACCGCGCTGTTGCTGAAAGACATTAAG GATCCGTTTAGTCGTCTTCCGTCTTGTGTTACTAAAGCTTGCTCCATTGTCGAAGCAGTGGCGGATCTTAACTCCACCAGCTCTGACTTGAACCGGTTTAGATTCACATCTACTGTGAAGAAAGTGGATTTGGTAGAACCGAGATTTGAGAAGTATGTGACTGTGAAGAGAGGTTGTTGTTCGTTGGAGGAGCAAGAATCATGTGGTAGCAACAATCTTACGTGA
- the LOC106333561 gene encoding uncharacterized protein LOC106333561 isoform X2 produces MASSKVCRLSSKIHSLTQRLSKTTNVHASSIPSPIKSSLPSAATSRINQSFRLPVELSSCVSLFPLHSAVASARLVSSLSAESVSWGLVPQGISMPL; encoded by the exons ATGGCGTCCTCTAAAGTCTGCAGATTATCATCGAAGATACACTCTTTAACCCAGAGGCTTAGCAAGACGACGAATGTTCACGCCTCGTCCATACCCTCTCCCATCAAATCTTCATTACCATCGGCAGCAACTTCCCGTATCAACCAATCTTTCAG ATTACCAGTGGAGCTGAGTAGCTGTGTGTCGCTGTTTCCGCTACACAGTGCAGTAGCATCTGCGAGATTGGTATCAAGCTTGTCTGCTGAATCTGTGAGCTGGGGTTTAGTTCCTCAAG GTATTTCAATGCCTTTATGA
- the LOC106336487 gene encoding dirigent protein 20-like, producing MAKLIFFLAVQIIFLAAVSSAGDDGEDFARTIDRKILGLHKKEKLTHFKVYWHDILSGPKPSSIRIKPPVTNSTSYFGGVTMFDNALTTTVQINSTLLGQAQGFYAGAAQKEFSFLVGMNFAFKTGKYNGSTITILGRNPVLSKVREMPIVGGSGLFRFARGYVEARTKLLNLKNGDAIVEYSCYVLHY from the exons ATGGCTAAACTCATTTTCTTCCTCGCCGTCCAAATTATCTTCCTCGCTGCCGTATCTTCCGCCGGAGACGACGGGGAAGACTTCGCCAGAACCATAGACCGTAAAATCCTCGGTCTTCACAAGAAAGAGAAACTAACACATTTCAAAGTGTATTGGCACGACATCTTAAGCGGTCCAAAGCCAAGCTCCATCAGAATCAAGCCACCGGTTACAAACTCTACCTCATACTTCGGAGGAGTCACTATGTTCGACAACGCTTTGACGACAACAGTTCAAATAAACTCCACGTTGTTGGGCCAGGCTCAAGGGTTTTACGCCGGAGCGGCTCAGAAAGAGTTTAGTTTTTTAGTGGGGATGAATTTTGCTTTTAAGACTGGAAAATACAACGGAAGCACGATCACGATTCTTGGTCGGAACCCCGTGTTGTCGAAGGTTAGAGAAATGCCTATAGTCGGAGGAAGTGGGCTTTTCCGGTTTGCTAGAGGCTATGTTGAGGCTCGTACAAAACTGCTTAACCTAAAGAACG GTGATGCTATTGTTGAGTACAGTTGTTATGTTTTGCATTATTGA
- the LOC106336489 gene encoding dirigent protein 20-like encodes MTKLILFLAVQIFLLIAVSSAGDDGEHFARTIDRKLLGLHKKEKLTHFKVYWHDILSGPNPSSIRIQPPVANSTTYFGGITMIDNALTSKVEMNSTLIGQAQGFYAGAAQKELGFFMAMNFAFKTGKYNGSTITILGRNRAMSEVREMPIIGGSGLFRFARGYVEARTKWLNFQNGDATVEYSCYVLHY; translated from the coding sequence ATGACTAAGCTCATTTTATTCCTCGCCGTGCAAATCTTCCTCCTCATCGCCGTTTCTTCCGCCGGAGATGACGGTGAACACTTTGCAAGAACCATAGACCGTAAACTTCTCGGTCTCCACAAGAAAGAGAAACTAACACATTTCAAAGTGTATTGGCACGACATCTTAAGCGGTCCAAACCCAAGCTCCATCAGAATCCAGCCACCGGTTGCAAACTCCACTACCTACTTTGGAGGAATCACTATGATCGACAACGCCTTGACGTCCAAAGTTGAGATGAACTCAACGTTAATAGGCCAGGCACAAGGGTTTTACGCCGGTGCGGCTCAAAAGGAGTTGGGTTTTTTCATGGCGATGAACTTTGCTTTCAAGACAGGGAAGTATAATGGAAGTACCATCACGATTCTTGGTCGGAACAGGGCGATGTCCGAGGTGAGAGAGATGCCGATCATCGGAGGAAGTGGGCTTTTCCGGTTTGCTAGAGGCTACGTTGAGGCTCGAACAAAATGGCTTAATTTTCAGAATGGTGATGCTACTGTTGAGTACAGTTGTTATGTTTTGCATTATTGA
- the LOC106333561 gene encoding uncharacterized protein LOC106333561 isoform X1: MASSKVCRLSSKIHSLTQRLSKTTNVHASSIPSPIKSSLPSAATSRINQSFRRLPVELSSCVSLFPLHSAVASARLVSSLSAESVSWGLVPQGISMPL, translated from the exons ATGGCGTCCTCTAAAGTCTGCAGATTATCATCGAAGATACACTCTTTAACCCAGAGGCTTAGCAAGACGACGAATGTTCACGCCTCGTCCATACCCTCTCCCATCAAATCTTCATTACCATCGGCAGCAACTTCCCGTATCAACCAATCTTTCAG AAGATTACCAGTGGAGCTGAGTAGCTGTGTGTCGCTGTTTCCGCTACACAGTGCAGTAGCATCTGCGAGATTGGTATCAAGCTTGTCTGCTGAATCTGTGAGCTGGGGTTTAGTTCCTCAAG GTATTTCAATGCCTTTATGA